The genomic window GCAGAGATAGAATATGTAGTTGATGTTACAAAGGAGAAAACATATAAATTTGGTTCTAATTATGGTTGAAAACTTGAGTCTGCAATGAACAATAATTTATTTAGTGTGGGTAAATCAAAGGAAATATATGAAGACCTGTCTAAAAAATCTGATTTTTCAACGGTGTTGGATGAATATTTATGACTTATGAAAGGTAACATGCCAGCCAAGCAAGTATGATGACTGAGAGCATTGTCAGAAAAAATTGATGATGAGAGTCAGTACTGAAAATGGTTTATGGCAATGCTTCTGCCAATATTATCTTGACAATCAACTTATTGATGGGATGCAAATTTAAAGTCAGAGTATCTAAAAATTGCTTGAACAAATGCTTTTCCTATGTGAATGTATATAAATGAAATGGACTGACCAGGTAAGGTTGTTAAGATTTTGGATCTTGTTTGTGAAAAAAGAAATATTACTTGAAAAGATAAATTTTCTGAGTTTGTATGATGGGATGAGAGTCATCTTTATTGAGAATGATTTTGAAGTAATTATGAAACTATGATAAATAAAATAATATCTTGGTGGGATAAGCACTGACAGGAAGTGATACCTCTTCTAAATCTTGAAAACATATCTCAAGAGGATTCTATTATAAAAGATATTTCTAGACTCTCAAATAGAGAATCTCCAACTGAAGAAGATAAAGCAAAAAAGAGCATACTAGAAGATTATAAAGAAAAAATAATAGATAAATGAAAAGATGCATCTTTTGATCAAATGGATCCTAATGAAGCAGTTCAATATAAAAAAGCTATATTTAACATGTCTCCAAAGGTTGTGGAAAAAACAATGCTTTCATTTAGAGGATGACAATTTCAAAATCTTTTGGGAAGATGATTGTGGAAAATATTAAACTGAAAACTTAGTTCTCTACTATCTCAGGATGATTCAGAAACTTTTGAGTTTGTGTTTTCAAAATACATTACTTGGTTTGCAGATAAGCATCATCCACAAAAATATGAGTTGATTCATATGTTTTTAAAAGAAAATAAAGAAAACCTTGAAGATGATATTAAGACAATGTTGGTGTCTACATTTGGTTGATATTACAATTTGCATGCAGATGTAGAGGAGTGACTTTCTAAATTTGCAAAATATTTTTCTAAAAATATTAATAGGATGGATAATGCTAAAAGAAAGTCATTTGTCAAAAAAACAATATGAGCAGATGCTTATGAAGAGTATGTTTCATGAGATTGAAGAAAAAAGGCAAAAGAAATATACTCAAGAGCAGAAACTCAAAAGAGAAAAATGTGATGACAGGTAGATGAGGATTTGCTGCTAGAACAAGACTTAATTTAGTTTATAATCATACAAGAAGATGGATACAGCACAAGAAACAGCACAAGAATGAGGAGAGTTTGGTCTGAATATGATATTAGAAGCAGGTATACTTAGTTTTTTGGGAAAAATGCTATTAGCAATTATTGTTTTTGTAGTACTATTAATGATAGCAAAAGCAGTTTCTGCTTCTGTAAGGAACAGGGTTGTTGAAAATACTGTTGTAGATGATGATGAGTATTCAAAAAAAGTATGAGATCTTATAGGAACATTGACTTATTACACTTGAGTAGTTTTATCAATGTTTATAGGTCTTCAGATAGTTTGATTTGATATATGAATTTTGCTTGGATGAATATCAGTAGGTTTGTGATTTGCATTCAAGGAAGTTTTGGGTAATTTGTTGGCGTGAGTTTTGATACTTACTACCAAAGAGTTTAAGCTGGGAGACAATATAGAAATTCAAGGTTCAAATAATTATTTTTGAACAATTGAAGAAATAACTATGAGATATACAGTCTTGAGAGGGCTTGACTTGAGAAGAACAGTAATGCCAAATCTTGAACTTATTACCAATCCTGTTATGACATTTACATCAGAAGATTTATTGAAATTGAATACTACTGTAATTGTATGATACTGAACAGATCTTGATAGGGCATCTCAAATAGCTTTGGAAGCTGTAAACAATCTTGAAGTTGTTAAAAATAAAGATGAAAATAAAACAATGATAACTAATTTAAAAGATAGTGATTTTGGTACTAACTGAGTAGAGATAAAAGTAATTTTCCATGTAGAACCATGAGGTGACGTAAAAGGTCCTTGATGACCAATTTCTCAGGCCAATAAAGCTATATATAATGCATTTATAGAAAATTGAATTAATATTCCTTATCCTCATACAAGTATCACTGTTGATAAAAATGACAAAAACCTTCTTGGTAGTGCTATGTATGTTATTAATAAATCAAGAAATAGTTAGAGATCACTTTTAAAATAGAAAATTTTAGCTTTTAATTTAATAAAAAGAAAAAGTTTTTTCTTTCAAAAACATAATTGTCTACTATGATTGCACCTTCTTTATGGTCTGTTTGTATTGTGCATAAATTATACTAAAGACTCTAATTAGAAAATGCTGTAAAAATTATATAAATAGTTTTTTACTAAAATTAAAAAAATTTTTATTGTTTGAATGTAATTATTATTTGATGTATTATTATAATTTACTGAATAAATATGCTGTGATTATTCATAAAATAAACATTAGTAAGTTTATTATGGTTGGTTGTTCTATAGCTTCATTTGGAAATATTGAATAAAGACTTCATAGGATTAGTCATACAATAAAAGTATATGTAATATCTTTATGGTTTTCAAATAGATATTTTATCAATCTCACTATTGTAAGAATTCATAATATAGCTCAAACTCATATAATTAAGATTCATTCTAATATAAAGTTTTCTACTATATGTATGATATTATAATACTCTCATATAATAATCAACAACATAGATCCAGAAAATCATGGTATAATCATCGCTGAAGCAGCTATCATTCAGCTTATTAGAAGTTTTATTCAATATAAAAAATCAATATTTATTGTGTTTTGATTTTCAACTGTTTCGGTATTAAGTCAAATATTTAAAAATAACACTATTAATATTGCAAAAACCAGTAAGAAAAAATTTTGTAACGAAACTTTTTTATTTGAGATTTGCTTAATTAAAAATGGAACAGATCATAATACAAGTCAAAAAAATATTAAACTTACTTGTGTTTCATATTGTTCTAGTAAAAATCATAATACTTTTGCAAAAATAAATATTCATATAATAGCTCCTATAAATATATTAAATAAAAATAAAAAATCTTTTTTTGAAAAAGTTTTTAAAAAATTCCATATTGAATTTATAAGTTTTTCATAGATTCAAAAAATAACAGCTAGAGTTCATCATGATAGTCATGGTACTATATTTGCTATTCAAATGAAAAATCATTTTATAAAAGTTTTTATTGCATTCATAAAATATATTGTTAAACTTAAATAAGTAACTTTATAAAAATAAAAATAAAAAAATCAACAATATAAATAGTATTTTATTATAAAAGTCAACTATTTGCAGTAAATACATTTTTATAATTTTGACAAAAAATTTTTTTTTTGTAAAATATATTTATTGAACTATTTAAATAAAAACAAAAATCACAATAAAATGAATCAAGTAAAACTTCAAGATTTATGAAGAAAAAAAACATCAAAAATTAAAGAAAGTAATTATAACTCAAAAAAAACCAAGACTACTTATTCAAGATGAAAATCAAAATTTAACTTTTTTTCAATATTTGGTGAACTTTTTAGGTTTTCTATTGTTTTGTCTGTAGTTACAATATGATGAATAATCTTTGTAAACATGAATCTTTTTTATTATACCTTTAAGGAAACTTTTTTTTCTCATGAAATTTATGCTGGTGATTCTTCTTTTGCTACTGTAGAAGACTTTTCAAGTTTTAATCAACCAGAAAAATCTGAAAACAATTCATCTAATATTCAAGATCAAGATAAAGTACAGGATGATAGTTTTAGTGGGATAGAAGATGAAAAAATCCGCTGAATGGTAGAAGATTGACTTTCACAGGTAGATTCTGAAGATAATATAGAAAACAGAAAAAATATGAAAGATATTTTAAGGACAAATTTTAATGACTATTCTTTTGATTTTAATCTAAATCCGCCTGATAATAGAATAATAATTCCTTCTATATGAGTAGATGCTCCTATTGTAGATGTTGATTATGTAAATCCTCAAAAAATGGCAGAAGCTAATTTTGAAGAAGAATTATATGATGGTGTAGTGAAATATCCTTTTACACCTTCTCCTGAAGATGATTGAAATATGTTTGTTTTTTGACATACAAGTTATTATCGGTGGAGAGATAATGATTATTGAGAAGTTTTCGCAAGAATACCAAGATTGGATGATGGTGATAAAATAAAAGTCCTTTGGTGATGAAATCTTTATAAGTATGAAGTTGTTACAAAGGCAATAAGACGGCCAGCTGAAGTATGAGATTTTTATGAAGAGCATAGAGATTGAAATTATATAACATTGATGTGATGTTATCCTATTTGATCAAATGCTCAAAGAATCTTGGTTATGGCAAAACAATTAGAAGAAGTAGAAAGTGATGAAATTGTCTTTAAAAATTAAAAATAAAAATGAAGTATTTGTTGCTTATATGCTTATTATTAGTTTCTTTTTCAGTTAGTGCAAATCAGTCTGATAATATAGATAAGGTGGATTGACTTACTGGAGAAGTATCAGATATGAATGTAGATGATCTAATAGAAGAAGAATCTTTTTGAGATACTACAAATCCAATAGAAAGCTTTAGGGAGTCTCAATTTGAAGCTATAGCCCCTTTATTGCAATCAAATTGAAATTGAGCAAGATTGGATACTCAAAAAGCTCAGGATAGATTAAATGAGCTAAATTCTAGTTTTGAGCATGTTATATCTGATATCGAGTCTGTGCAAGCAAGAAAAGATAGAATTCAGTCAAGATATGAAGATATAAGAAATTGAATTATAAATATAATTAGAACTTCAAGAGAAACTAAGCATAATATAAAACAAAGAATTTCGGCGGTAAGAGAACTAACTTATAGGATAAATAAGCTAGAAAAAAGAGTTGATTTTTTAAGGAATGAAATAGGTCAAACTAAAGAAGAATTGGCTTCAAACATATCAGTTTTGTATAGAATTAATAATGATTATTACTGATCTTCTGGGCAAATTGATAGTATAAGACTCTTAGCAAACACTGATAATATAGCATCTAGTCTTTCATCTGAGGATGTTATGAAGTCTATGATGTATCATACAGATGATTTGATGGAGTTGTTGTGAGATAGAAAAAAAGCCTATGAAGAAACGGTTGGTAGATATAATGATTACAGAACAAGATATAGAAAAGAAGTTCAAAATTATAAATGAAAAATAGAAGAATATGAGCAACAAAAAGAAAACCTTAAAAAGATAGTAGATTTTCTACAAGAAGATAGAGAGTATACACAAGAAGAATTTCAAGATCTTGTAGATCAAAAGGAAGCAGTGAAAAATAGAATTTCTCTAATAAAAAATTATGAATCATCTATGAGTAATGAAGCCTTGTCAGTATCTGGTGTTGATTTATCAAAACTTTATGAAAACTCTGAAAGACCAGATGAATGAAATTTTTTCTCTTGGCCTGTGTTGCCAGTAGAAAGATTTTCAGCTTTTTTTGAAGATGATGATTATAAGGAAGTTCATTGAACAGATCATAATGCAATAGATGTGGTTGTTGAACAATGAACAGAAGTTTATGCACCTGCAAACTGAGTTGTTTATAAAGTAGTTAACCAGGATGGTCCGTGATTGAATTGGTTTGTAATGGCCCATAAGCATTGATATATAACTGTATATTTACATATGCAAGATATATTTGTGCAAAAATGAGATTATGTTGATAGATGAGAGTTGATATGACTAACAGGTTGAACTCCATGAACAAGGTGAGCCTGACTTCTAAGTAGTTGACCTCATCTGCATTTTGAAGTTATACAAGATGGTGAGTATATAGATCCTTTGGAAGTTTTGGATCTAAGTGTTGTTAAAGATAGAAGAGCACTTCCTAAGGAATACCAAGTAAAGTATATGGAGGATAGGCTTTCAAGAAGTTATGATATGTCAGGTATTAGTTATGCATCTTGAGACACTGTGGAAGAAAGGAGAAAAGATTATCTTGCAAGAAATGCAATATGACCTTACTCTGATGTTGAGCTTTGGGAGGCAGCATCTCAATGAACAGATGTTGATATAGATTTTGGTATATGTATAGCTGCTGCAGAAAGTGGTCTTTGAAGAAATATGACTACAGAATGGAATGTATGAAATGTATGAAATAATGATAGGTGAGATAGAATTGGTTATGATACTCCAGCTCAATGAGCAAGAATGATATATCTAACACTGGTGAATAGTTTTTTATGACATCATAATACTATAGACAAGCTGTCTAGATGGTGAAATAAAGATTGATCTATATATGCTAGTAGTCCTAAAAATTGGCAAAAAAATGTTTCAAGATGTTTATCAAGTATTAAATGATACTGGGTGCCAGAGGATTACCCTTTTAGGAAAGCAACCCAAATGGATGATATTGCTGCAAGATAACTCATTTTCTTATTGAATTTTTTTGAAATAAAATTATACTGAAAACTAATTTAAAATTATAATTTTTTTATGGTAGATAAAGTTGTATTGTGGGCAGAACAACTTGGAAAAAAATTGGCACAATTTTTTGACTTTTCTTCAGTAAAAAAAGATGAATATCTAGTATATAAGATAAAACCTTTTAAAGAGGCAGAAAATAGTATTACATACTGGGAGTGATTTGTTGATAATTTTGTGTGACTAAAATGAAAAATATATTTTGTGATAGAATGAAACAAAAAGTCTATTCAAAATTATGCTATAGTACCACCAGAACTGCAAGATTTGTTTGAAAGTAGTTTTTATTCTTACTTTGCAGATTCTGAAAGTTTTCAAGTAGATAAGAAAATCCATATAGATAATATTAGGTATATAAATTTTGGTTTTGAAAAATTTTATACAAGACAGGATTTTACAAAAGATTGAGTTTACTTAGACCCTTTGAAAAGTATATATTGAGTTTTTTATAATATTAAAGAAGAAGACTGAAAACTTAATTTAATTTTTGGATATGATTTAAGTGTAAAAGATTGACTTTGTTGAAAAATTAAAAAATTATTTTTAAAAGTATGATTTTTGAATCAACCAGAAGAGCAAGACGAATCAAAAAACAAAGAAAAAATATGATTTTTTATTTGATTAAATCATAACTTTAAAAACTCAGAGCATAAATCACTGAAAAATCTTACTTCTGTACTGGATTCATTAGGAGAATGATGAAAATCAAAAATAACATCAAGGAAGAAAGTATTTAAGCTTGATATAGAACAAATTTCTAATTTTTTTCATTTGCCTTCTAGTAATTATGTTATTAAAAATTTAGACTATTTAGAATTTAGAAAACTTCCTTTTCCGCCCAATGTACCAACTCTAAATAATACAGATAAAAACAATATCACATTACTTTGATACACCGACTATAAAAATGAGTCTTCAAAGTTTGGTATTAAAAATGAAGACAAGTTTAAACATATGTATGTGATTTGAAAAACTTGAATGTGAAAATCTACACTTCTTTCAAATATGATTAGAAGTGATTTTGTTAGTAATAAGTGAACCGCAGTGATAGATCCACACTGAGATTTAGTGGAAACTTTATTGCAGTATGTACCTTCTTGGAGAAGTAATAATGTTGTACTATTTGATGTTACTGACTATGAGTATCCTATAGGTTTTAATATACTTCAATATCAAACAGAAGAAGAAAAAAATTTAGTTGTCAGTGGTATAGTTAGTACATTCAAAAAATTATATTGAGATAGTTGGTGACCTAGACTTGAATATATATTAAGAAATGTTATTTTGTCTTTGGTGGAGTATCCAAATGCTACACTTTTGCACTTGATAAGGATTTTGAAAGATAAAAATTTTCAAGAAGAAGTGTTGGAGTATGTAAATGATCCAATAGTTCTAAAGTTTTGGAGAGAAGAATTTGATAAATGGCAAGATAAATTTAAGGATGAAGCTATAGCTCCAATAGTTAACAAAGTTTGACAGTTCTTATCTTCTCCTATAATAAGAAATATTTTTGGTCAACCTCAAACATCCTTGAATTTTAGAAAAATAATGGATGAATGAAAAATACTGCTTATAAATCTTAGTAAATGAAAAATATGAGAAGATAATGCAAACATGATTGGTTCTTTTATAGTTACGAAGTTTCAAATTGATTCAATGTCTCGTGCTGATCTTGCTTTTGAAGATAGAAATGATTTTTATTTGTATATAGATGAGTTTCAAAATTTTGCTACTGAAAGTTTTGAAAGTATTCTTTCAGAAGCAAGGAAGTATAAACTTTCTTTGGTTGTAGCAAATCAATATATTTCTCAAATAGATGAAAAGATAAAAAATGCTATATTTGGTAATGTAGGTACTATAATTAGCTTTTGACTTGGTTATGATGATAGTAAAATAATATCAGACCAGTTTAAAAATATTATAACTCCTCAAGAAATTATTTCATTACCTAAGTTTAAGGCCTATGCAAAGCTTGCAATTGATTGAGTTACATATGATCCTTTTAGTATGGAAACATTCCCTCTTCCTAAGCCACAACAGTGAGAAGATACAAAACAAAAAATAATAAAACAATCAAGACAAAGATATTGAAAAGAAAAAGAAAAACTTGAAGCATATATTAAACAGTGGTCTGATAAATCTTTTTCTAAAACAGAAAAGGCAGTAGAAAAAGCAAAGAAAATGTCCTCATCACAAAATAATAAAGAAAACAAACCTACAAAATCAAATAATGATGAAAATGTTTGAATAGAGCTTTGACAGTGGTTTGATGGTATAGTAAAACTAAAATATAATTATTGAGTATTTGTGATAGTTTGAGAAAATGAGTGATTGCTTCATAAAAAAAAGATATCTGTACCAGACTGAGTAAGGTGGAAAGACTTGTATCAGATTTGAGATCCTATAAAAGTAAAAGCAGAAGATTATAAAGAAGTGGATTGAGAGCAAAAGATAGTTTGGACACAACTTGATTAATCTTGTTGAAAATTTTTTGTGTTTTATTATAACATTTGTTAGTTTATAATTAATAAAGTTTATGCAAGAGTTTTTAAAAAGACAAAAGAAACTAGTATTATATATTTCTTTTTTTATGTTTTTTTTTATTGTTTTTTTGATTTCTTTTTGGTATTACAAAGAAAATTATATTCAATTGACAACTAGTTCAATATTTTCAAGCTACTATTATGATGTAAAGTGAAGCTTATTAGAAATTGATTGAAAAAAATTTTCTGATATAAATAAGAACCAATTCAACCATGATGAATTTTATGATTTTTTTCAAGAATGGTGACTTGATACAAATAAATTTGATAGATTTTTCGCAAATATCAAGCTATTAAAAAAGGAATATGAGTCTGCTGAGTCAATTCTACCAGAGCTTTTGTGGGAAGATTTTTTTAATTTATGAAATATTGTTTTTTTGGAATCTTATGAGAAATTAATTGAAAATGATAACAAAGTTAGTGATTTTTATAAAATACATGATTCATTTGATCAAGCGATAAGATTTTATAATCAGTCAGCTCAAATCTTATGAGATCCAACTGCTAGATGAGCAGAAAAGATTATAGAAAATAGAGTAAGTGTATATAATTTTAGGTTTTTGTTGTGAATAAAGATATGTGCAGAAATATTTTCTATGGCATTGGAAAGAATAGACTCTCTAATAGATAGAGTTGATAATATACTACAGCAGTTTATTAAACAAACTGAAAAAATAGAAGATCGGAAAGATGAAATTACTGATAATACTTTGAAAGAATGTTTGAATGATTACTATGATTCATTGATAATTTCTTATGAAAATGTGCTTGGCATAAGAAGTTTGTTGTTGGAGTATGAAGAGTGAGCATTATCAAGGTTGGAAAAATGAATAGAAAATCCATATATGTGTGTAAGCAACTCAAAAGACTATTATGAAAGGCTTTCATCTGCTTTTACTCAAATAGAGGACTCCTTAGACTCTTACTCTGAAATGAATTGACTTTTATTAGAGATTCTTGAGGAAGAGGATAAAGATACATTAAGAAATTTTTGTGAATCTTCTGATGAGTATTCAGAATACACTCAAGATGTTAATCAAGATTTGAATGAGTGACTTTGAGAGTTGGATGATATGCTTAATCCTGAAGATCAACAGCCTGTTCCACAACCAGAAGAACAAGAATGAGATCCATTTTTTGAGTATGATGAAGAGTGAGATATGTTTGAGCCGGATTGATTTGATGAAGATGGTTTCCCTTGAGCTTGAGAACCATATCATGAAGAAATTCCAGAAGATGAACAAGATGAGTTAAGAGATATGATAAGAGAAAATGCAGAAAGATGGATTGAAGAAATGTTATACCTTAGGTGAGAGGAATGATACAATCCTTCAGATTATTTGGACCAGTTTTTTGGAGAATTTTATGGTTGAGAAGAGTGATTTGGTTGATACGAGCTTGATATTAGGGAGGGTTGAGGTTTACAAGATTTTTATCAGGATGATTGATTTGCTCCAGATGAGTTTTAAAAATATATTAAAAAAATGGAATCTATAGATTTTTTCGATTTTCAGATACATCTTTATTGAGTTTTTTATTTTGTGAGTTTTGTGATTGGTTACTTGTTTTTTTATTGGATAGGTAAAAAATGATTTTTTAAAAAAGATAAAAAATTTCAAAGGTTTTTGGAAAAATGACTTGATGATTTGGCTTTGGCTTCAATACTTTGAGTTTTAGTCTGAGGTAGGCTTTGATATGTGTTGTTCTATGATTTGTGATATTTTATGGAAAACCCTTTGCATATATTTTTCTTGTGGCAGTGAGGTATGGCTTTTGTATGAGGAGTTATTTGAGTTATTTTATGATTTTTTTATATCAAAAGAAAATATTCTCTTAACTTTTCTCATCTTTTGTTGTTGTGAGATTTGGTGTTGATAATTTGAACATTATGAATTTTTTTGTGAAGGATATGAAATTTTCTAAATCAAGAACTTTACTGAAAACCTGTGAAAGATTTGCCATTTGTTTTGAATATAAATCTTTTGGAAAATGTTTGACTTTATTATACTTATGATAGAGTTGATGATAAAATTAGGGTAAATACCAATATTATAGAGGCTATACTTGAGGGTTTGGTGCTTTTTATAGCTTTCTTGATAATATTTTTCAAAAAATATGTAAAAAATAATTTTAAACCTTGATTTATAGTGGCTTTATTTTTGATTTTTTATTCTATTTTTAGGTTTTTTGCTGAATTTCTAAGAGATGAAAGTATGGTTGATTATGTTTGGATTTTTACAAGCAGTCAGTGGTTTATGTTTTTGTTTTTCTTTTCATGATTATGGATTTGGATATATTTGCTCAAAGATTTAAAAAAATAAATTTGACAAAACAATCCGAAAACAATAAAATATTACCAACTTTATACTAAATAAAAAATATGAAAATAAAAAAAATATTGTTAATTTTGATGGGAGTGTTTTTGTTGTCATTTTCTATAAGTGAAGATGTTGTACCTTCCTATGAGTTTTGAGTATGAAGATCTTCTGATTTACAAGAAATTTTTGAAAAACAAGCTGTATCATATAAGGATATGACCAAGATTATTTATTTATCAAAATGATATGATTGTAAAATTCCACCAAAAGAATGGAAAAACAAACTTAGTAAATCATGGTATGATTCTTATTCTGTAATAAACAACAAAGAATACAATTTTGATATAGAAAATAAAGAATACTATTGTTTTGGGTATCCTCTTTATAGATGATATTTAGATTCTTTTTTCTCAGAAGACCAAAATATTTCTAACAATATTCATTATAAAAATCTTGTTTCTTTTGTTTATCAAGTCTTGAAAGATAAATCAGATGTATATCAAAAAATAGAGTGACTTGATTCTAATGATGATCTAAGAAACTGTCTGGAAAGCTGATGTAACTTGAAAAATTTTGATGCTACTTGAAATAATTATTTTGATAAATGACTGATTATTTTGGATAATCTAGGTATTGTTGAGTCTTCTTTATCTATAGTTGAAAATATAAATTCAAATGTGTCATGAGAAAAACTTTTTGATGTAGCGGTAGGTATAAGAGAGGTTTCATGAAGTTCGCTGGATACAGATTATAGTGGTGATGGAGTGTTGAATCATAATGATAATTGTCCATATCATTACAATCCAAATCAACAAGATACCAGTGGTGATTGAGTTTGAGATGTATGTTCTTCAGATATAGATTGAGATTGAAATTTGAATCCAATATGAATCGTAAATAATCAGTGAAATATCAATTTTGACAAAAAATACATAGCAGGAGCTTGATATTTTTTGGAAGACTGACAGTTGTGTAAAAATTATGTATGAGATGTACAAAGAATTGAGCCAGAGCAAAATTGTTTTGATATTGATACTAAAATTTGAACAGAGAGTAGTTTTAACTGATATAATGAAGAATGAGTTGGTGTAACTTCCTCATCAATTAGTTCAGATGATGGAATTTTATATATTTATGATGGTAGTATTGAAATTGAATATGAAGATGATGTGGTTTTTGCAATGAGTAATCAACGACCTTTGCAACCTGATAATATGTACTTTTCAGATTTTGATGAAAATGTTATAGTTTGATATGATTGATTTGAGTTTGATGAGATTCAGGAAATCAATTGGTTTTTGGACTGAGAAAAGATTATAGAAGATAAAAGGATGTTTAGAAAAAACTTTGATGATGTTTGAAAAAAAACTATTTGAATAGAGGTTGTTACATCAGATTGAGTTAATTTTTTTGAATTTGATATGCTTGTGCAAAATGTATGAGAAAAATGAAATTATGAACCATTTGAAATAGACGTGGATGAGGTGTCTTGATATCATCTTTCTATTGATGCAGATAATCAATCTATAACTCAATGAGATACGATAAATTTTCAAGTAAATACAAATTTTGAATATGATGAGATTGAATGGGATTTTGGTGATGGTAGTTATTGATACTGAACTAGTGTTGAAAATGTTTATTCTGATGCAGGTAAATTT from Candidatus Absconditicoccus praedator includes these protein-coding regions:
- the lgt gene encoding prolipoprotein diacylglyceryl transferase, whose amino-acid sequence is MESIDFFDFQIHLYGVFYFVSFVIGYLFFYWIGKKGFFKKDKKFQRFLEKGLDDLALASILGVLVGGRLGYVLFYDLGYFMENPLHIFFLWQGGMAFVGGVIGVILGFFYIKRKYSLNFSHLLLLGDLVLIIGTLGIFLGRIGNFLNQELYGKPVKDLPFVLNINLLENVGLYYTYDRVDDKIRVNTNIIEAILEGLVLFIAFLIIFFKKYVKNNFKPGFIVALFLIFYSIFRFFAEFLRDESMVDYVWIFTSSQWFMFLFFFSGLWIWIYLLKDLKK
- a CDS encoding PKD domain-containing protein, with translation MKIKKILLILMGVFLLSFSISEDVVPSYEFGVGRSSDLQEIFEKQAVSYKDMTKIIYLSKGYDCKIPPKEWKNKLSKSWYDSYSVINNKEYNFDIENKEYYCFGYPLYRGYLDSFFSEDQNISNNIHYKNLVSFVYQVLKDKSDVYQKIEGLDSNDDLRNCLESGCNLKNFDATGNNYFDKGLIILDNLGIVESSLSIVENINSNVSGEKLFDVAVGIREVSGSSLDTDYSGDGVLNHNDNCPYHYNPNQQDTSGDGVGDVCSSDIDGDGNLNPIGIVNNQGNINFDKKYIAGAGYFLEDGQLCKNYVGDVQRIEPEQNCFDIDTKIGTESSFNGYNEEGVGVTSSSISSDDGILYIYDGSIEIEYEDDVVFAMSNQRPLQPDNMYFSDFDENVIVGYDGFEFDEIQEINWFLDGEKIIEDKRMFRKNFDDVGKKTIGIEVVTSDGVNFFEFDMLVQNVGEKGNYEPFEIDVDEVSGYHLSIDADNQSITQGDTINFQVNTNFEYDEIEWDFGDGSYGYGTSVENVYSDAGKFNVVARGKVDGEYVSSALINVFVESEKKYSSLQISCERSTGIVECNAFGENVDEVVWRYDNVEEEKDIHDSFVLEGNAYEDFSGQILALGKYDGDQVAESNSFIEENYRSYIYINEDQAIVGERFDIMTDMGGFDQDDIDVVEWNLNGDFRETDSVDISWIFDEYGEKYIQQNIYLQDGSVLSNSLSLFVQESGLGVSPFQIQSDLVLSTFSSNVFSLDFENIDYDYIDKIRWDFGDKNTIVDEDISEESMEIEYGYNLGGNYDLKVFVYTQSGDVLTSSINLYVQGQDFCDGDVSQLSCDMSGDGVPDLCSNDISGDGFENVDNLIVSEPEERDDDGNCVYEEEHININALKQQAEMANNFQEYDVCPFDDNPNQTHGVGDGIGDECRWLADMLDDVEENFHEPDFNNELYIDTVNVLSCPAHYADFESTLWRGDTIRAVLYDQDLEKVYSVSNLFDLDEDVGVLAPDVSP